The following is a genomic window from Caproiciproducens sp. CPB-2.
GTGAAATGCATTATTCCGATATGATTGAGGTCAGCCGGAAGCAGCTGTCCAAGCATTACAGTATTCCCGACGGGATTATTGCCGACAGCTCGCTGTACATGAGTAAATCGTCCGACAGCGCTTCGGAAATCGCCTGTTTTTTGCTGACGGATAAATCAAAGTTTCCCGAATTGAAAGCCGCCGCCGCCAACCATATCAATTCCAAGGCCGCGGGTTTTAAAAGCCTGAATCCTGAACAGTACAATTTGCTGAAGAATTTTGTAATTGTGCAGCAGGGAAGATATGTTCTTGTCACTGTCGGCAATAAAGCTTCCACGAATGAAAAATTGTTCACCGAAATTGTGAAATGAATTTTTCACTTGATTCTTTAAAATTTTTATGATAAAATAATGCACATGCGGAAGTGGTTCAATGGTAGAACATCAGCTTCCCAAGCTGATGACGGGGGTTCGATTCCCCTCTCCCGCTCCAAAAAAGCAGCCCGGCCGGATAGGCCGGGCTGTTTTTTTCGGAAGATGGTGGAATCGAACCCCGGCGCAAGTGCGGAGAAAAAGAGAGGCGGCCTGAGCACCGGGAAAAAAGCAGGGACTCGCGGAACGCGGGCAAATGCACGGCCACCCGATTCCCCTCTCCCGCTCCATGGTTATCAGACTAAGTTATAGATACAATTTTGTATCTATACTTAGTCTGATTTTCTGTTATACTTATAAAGGCATATTTCAACTTCAAATCGTTTATAAAACACGAAGATAAACACGAACTTGATGACTTGTGGAGAAATTTTATGAAAAGAGAGGATGAGGTAAAATAAATGAATATTCAATTTGACCCAAATAACAATATTATAAAACTATGTCTGAGCGGTATGGGCATGGAAGACAATGGCAAACCCAACGATGCAAGTATGCTGTTTCTTAAAGCCTGGAGTGAAGCAACAAATGACTTTGAGAGATTTATTTCATCTTATTATGTAGCCCGACATCAAGATAGTATTTCAGCCGAATTAAGATGGTTGGAAACATCTTTGCAGTTTGCATTAAAACTAAATGATGATAGTGTTAAGAGTGCTTTCCCATCGTTATATTTTAACATTGCCAAATGCCATGAGGAGTTACGCGATCCAGACAAGGCAAAAATGAATTACGAATTATCAAATTCGTATAAGGTTATGCCTTCTGATAAAGGTCCCTTTTATCATGGGACAAAAGCAGATTTGCAGGTGGGTGATTTGCTGACAACAGGAGGGATTTCGAATTACAAACCTGAGCTCAAAATGAACCACATTTATTTCACGGCCAGTATTAATGGAGCAGGACTTGCGGCGGCATTAGCAAGAGGAGATGGAAGAGAACGAATTTATATTGTGGAACCCACAGGGGAATTTGAAAACGACCCAAATGTAACTGACAAGAAATTTCCAGGCAATTTGACACGATCATATCGCTCTCAGGAGCCTTAAAAAATTATTGGAGAGGAAACAGCGTGGCTGAAACAGATGCCTGAGGAACTTCGCCGTTGGCGTGATAAGATGGCCAATAACAAAGGAGAAATTATAAACTAAGACATACACCAGATTAACAGGAATTTGATCCTATTGAGAAGAGAGAAAATGAGTAAGAAGTTGCTATGCATAAAACTGATTCATACAATCATTTGGGCGTTTTTTGTCTTAGTGATTTTCTATATTCTGTTCACAGGTATATTTGACAGGATCAATATCCATACCTTTATCGCAATTGGGCTGGTCTTGATAGAAGGATTGATTCTCATTCTGTTTGGTTGGAGATGTCCGTTAACGGTTGTGGGGGAAAAATATACAGATGATCATGAGATAGGCTTTGATATCTTCCTTCCAAAATGGCTTGCCAAGAATAATAAAGCCATTTTGGGAACGCTTTTTGGGATTGGTACAGTTATAGTGATTTTAAGGTTGCTTGATATTTTCTGAAGTATTCCAATTTATTGGTGAGCTACGAATATTAAGATGGCTAAGGAAATTGATTAGGTTTGGATCTAATTGAGGGAGGGGAAAGGGATGGCTGTAGAGAAGCGATATGCATCAGATGTGGAAGCGATATTGTCCCATAGGCATGATAATGGAGCTGACCTCTGGACTACGCCAGATAAGCGTCTGATAAAAGGTGCGCCGTTCTCAACTTTAGAGAGCGTAATGTACCTATTGGAATTGGGTATGGAGCCTACAGAACCTTTGCTGAAAGAAGCCTCCGAATTGATATTTAGCACTTGGCAGGAGGACGGACGTTTTAAGCTGTATCCTCAAGGCGCTGTCTACCCATGCCAAACCATCCACGCCGCCAATGTGCTTTGCCACATGGGGTATGTTTCTGATGTCAGACTGCAAAAAACCTTGCAGCATCTATTAGATATACAGTATACAGACGGCGGCTGGCGCTGCGATAAATTCAGCTTTGGCCGAGGGCCGGAAACGGAGTATTCAAACCCTTTCCCCACGCTTAACGCTCTCAACACGTTCCGCTTCACCGAATATCTTAACAAAGAACCCGCACTTGACAAGGCCGTGAATTTTTTGCTGGAGCATTGGACAATCAGAAAGCCTATTGGCCCGTGTCACTATGGAATTGGCACATTATTCATGCAAGTTGAATACCCTTTCCGAAACTACAACCTTTTTATATACGCCTACGTCTTGTCCTTTTACAACCGAGCTAAGGAGGATAGACGGTTTCTTGAAGCCTTAGAAACTTTGAAATCCAAAATTGTAGATGGACAGATTGTGGTCGAGCGTGTTGTTCCGAAGCTGGCCGGGCTTTCTTTCTGTAAAAAGGGTAAAACAAGCGAAATGGCAACAATACGCTATCATGAAATTTTGCGGAATCTTCAAACAAAGAAATAGTCTATATTCCCATTATGAGCATAACGTGAAGCTTATGAAACATGTCCTGCTGATAATAATCGGACACCTTGTCTCTATAGAATGATGGGGAATCGAACCCTGGCGCAGGTACGAAGATTTGCTTTTTTCTTAAATGTGTGTTATACTAATAAAAATCGAATAAAAAAGAACCGTCTTTAAGAAGGGCTTTTGGTATTGCGCTGATTGGCGTACTATAAAAAGCCCTTCTTTTTTTACAAGACACCAAAAAAATTTTTAGTAGGAGGAGCTAAGATGAATACCATTTTGGCGCAGAAGCGCGACCCGGCCGCAAAGGCCAAACAACTGAGGCGTTCAGGAATTGTGCCGTGCGTTATCTATGGCGCAGGATTGAAGGAATCGCTCTCCGTCCAGATCGATCAGAGGACGGCAAGGCAACTCCAGCGAACCAAGCGCAACGGAAGCAAGGTGAATATTCAGGTAGATGGGAAAGCCTATCCGACGCTCATTAAGGATTTGGAATATAACAGTATGAACGACGAAATAGTCCATGTCAGCTTCCAGGTATTGGCTGCGGGAAAAAAGTTCAACAGCGTTGCTGATATTGTGCTTATAAACAAGGAAAAAGTGACAGGGGTTCTGGAGCAGATGCAGATGCAGGTTCCTCACGCCGCCGAACCGGAATATCTGCTCGATACCGTTACGGTCAATCTTGAAAATATGCCGATCGGGACGACGCTTACGATCGGTGATATCCCGGAATTTCAAAGCGATAAAATCGAACTGCAGGCCGATGCGGGTAATATTGTTCTGCGCATCAGCGAAAAAAAACGAGCCGATGTGAGAACGGAGCAATAATCTTTTATCCATCGCATTTTTGAAAAGAGCTTCCATCTCTTGTTGTCGGGGTGAGAAGTTCTTTTTCACACCTTAGAAAGGAGAAAAATGGATATTAACGGTCAGGCAATTAGGCATAAGACATTCGGATTCGGTGTTGTTACGGCTTTAACTGCCAATACAATAACGGTGTGCTTCTCTGGAGGCGAAAAAAAGTTTATCTATCCGGATGCATTCAGAGAGTATTTGGTCTTGAAAGATAAGAATATGCAGCGGCATATCACAGCACAAATTGCTAAAAAAGAAGCTGAATTAAACCGGCAGCGTCAGGCGGAGCAGGCAGAACAGGAGCGCAGGCAAAAATTGCTCAATTTCCCCATAACAGCCAACTCGCACGCCGCTTTTGACATTATGCCGGAACATGCGGAACAGATATTCAAGACCTGTATCGTTTCGACGGGACGGTATTTAAGCGGGTATTCAAAGGGACAGCCGCGAATTGCAGAGAGACTGAAGCCAAATTCGGTGTGCCTGCTGACTGAACGCCAGAGAGGGCAGCCAGAGCAGGAACGGCGAATGATAGGTGCGTTCATGGTCAGAGAGGATTTTTTTGGCAAGGATGTGCATGACGGGCTGATCGAGGGACACCCGAAGTATCAAATGCGCGTCCCGTCTGAGAATATTCTGCTGTTTTGGGAGTATTTCGATCAGAATGCAGCGCCGCGTTGGGGAAACACGGCATTTAAGTATTGTTCCGGCACGGTAATGAATCACATACTGTCCGAAATGACACGGCTGCTTGAAAACACGGAACAGAAGGAATCGGCACTTGCGTTTTACCAGTATTTTTGTAAAATAAATCGTCTGCGCCCTCTTATGGAAATCAGCATGATAGAAGATGCGTCAAAAGCGAAGCAGTGACTGCCTTCCGGTGTGCTTTTTATTTTTATACAGAAAAAACCGGTATAAACTTGAAAAGCATGAGAGCAAAGAATATAATTGAAATTATTAATAATGAGATCCTTCCTATTACAGAATACAAAAAGTAAGTGAGCATGACGAGTTTATGGGTTTTACAAACTAATTTATAAGGGTGCAGATAAATGAATGAATTGATATGTCAGGTTACAGACTCTTCAGGGGGATTAGCGCGGGATTTTATTGAGCAAAATCAGATTAAAGAAGTGCCCTTTTATTTGAAGTTTGAAGACACCGATTACTGCAGGGAAAACCTTGATTATCGCTTAGCTGATTTCTATAGGCATATGGACGAATACCCGGATGATGTTCCCAAAACTTCGGCCCCCAATATGAACGATTGGTTGGCAGTATTTGAAGAAGGACATGCCAAGGGGTTTACAAATTATGTTGTCACAACAATCTCTTCTAAGTTGTCCTCCAGCTTTCAGGACGCCATTATGGCAAAAAACTTTTTTATGGAAAAAAACAGAGACGTACAGATCGAAGTCATTGATTCCAATACTTGTGCCTGTGGACAAGCCGCATTAGAAATTGCAATTGCTAAAATTATTAAAAGCGGTCGAAGTTTCCAGGAAATTATCGATCTCATTCATAAGATCGTCGAGAAAACAAATACGCTTTTTGTAGTGAACAGTTTAAAATATATGCAGTCAGGCGGAAGAATTGGAGGAGCCGCCGTTTTTGTCGGTAAACTCGTCCAGATCAAGCCAGTGTGTGAATTTATCAGCGGCGTGGTGCACCCGGTGAAGGTCGTAATAGGAAGAAAACATTCTTTGAAAACCATGGTGGACATTGCGGTTTCACGAATTACCAATATCAATAAAATGATTATTACTTTTCAAAATGCAGAATTCCAGGAAGATATTGATTATGCCGTTCATTATTTTAGAAAAATAACAAATTTTTCGGGGTCCATCTATCACAGTGAACTTGGGGCTGTTGTGGGGGCGCATTCCGGCCCCGGTGCGGCAGGAATTGGGTTCATTGAAGATCCGCTTTCTTAGGGCCTGAACCCCGGCGTAAATACGGAGAAAAAACAGTCCGGCCTTTTGGCCGGACTGTTTTTTGCGGATGGTGGAAGAGTACCCCCAACGCAGGTACAGAGAAAAAGAAGGATAGCCCGCGTACCGGGAAAGTGGGAGAGATTATTGCAAAATGAAATTTAAAAAAACTTATTGATACTGCTATTCACTTCCACTTTTGAAAAAACAATGGATGTCTTCGTCAGAGCATACGGGGATATGGCATTTATAAACTGTTCGATATCCTCTAAAGAAGCGACTGACAATTTAACGATAAAGCACGCAGCCCCCGCAATTCTGTAGCACCATTCACTGTGCTTATAATCCTTAATAAAACTTTTAAATTTCTCGTATTGTCCATCTCTCATTGTGACTTCAATGATACAATCGATTGCAAAGCCAAGGTTCTTTTTGTTTAAACGGATGGTATATCCCTCAATAATGTTATGATCCTCAAGTTTTCTCACCCTCTCGGTAACAGAAGGCGGTGAAAGATTGATTCGTTTAGATAACTCCCTTATGGAAATCCGGCTGTCTGCCTGCAACTCATGCAAAATCTGCACATCGATTTCGTCTATTTTCATTTAAAACACTCTTTTCAAATATATATATCAATAGAAATATAAATATGGTAATATCATATCGTATAAAATACAGTTTTTATTATATTCCTGCTATAATTGATTTGTCAATGGAACACATCATGAAGGAGGAAAAATTATGGCAATCATTTCTTTTTCACAAAACGGGCTTACACCGTTTCAGCAGCTGTTGGGGCATAATAAAGCCATATTGGAGAAATGGGCTTCTCTGGAAGAATGTATTTTTTCCAGCGATACGTTTCCCGCAGAATTAAAAGAGGAAGTCCGGCGCACCCTGGCTTTTCATAACGGCTGTGAATACTGTAAGGCCAAGGGGGCTCCGTCAAAAACGGAAATGGATGCGCGGACGCGGCTGGCTGTCCATATCGCAGATCTGTCCGGCAGAACAACACATATCAGTGACGAAGAATCCGGCGTGCTGAAAGAGACGTTTACAGACGACGAGATTTCGGAGCTTTTGGCGCTTATTTGCTTTATCACGGCTTGCCAAAGATTCGGAGCCTTACTGGACTTAGGGCCAAGCTGTCAAATTTGAGTGGTTTACACATTGCCGTATAAAACGAAAAACGGGGTCTGCGCCGCGGCACAGACTCCGTTTTTGTTATACTGAAACTCTTTTATCCAAACCGCCCCTCTCCTGACGGGCACTGTAAAAGGCACGTTCCCCTTTATAGGTGCTCGGCAAGCTTGTTGATAATCAGATCGATGCAAATGTAAAAGATGGCCTGAGAGTCCAGAAACAGTTTGTTTTTATCGGTTTCCAGAGAAGGAATGATCAAAAGGCTGTCATACCGGTTCGCATATTTTGCTTTGCTGTTCTGCGTAATCATGGCGGTTTTCGCCTTTTGGAGGAACGACGTGCCCGCCGCCTCGATGACGCATGCCGTCATACCGGAAACAGAGATAAAGATATTCAGATCCCGCGCGCCGGAAAAACTGGCTTTTTCATTAAAAACTCCCGGCAGCGTGATCGTTTCCGCGTCAATCCCAAGGGAGGCAAGCCGGAAAGCAAAATAGCTGGCGGAGAGCCCGCTTTCATGAACGCCGTATATTTTGATTTTATCGGCATGAACGATCAGGCTGCAGAGTTCCTTAATTTTTCCGTCCGAAATATGGGATGGGATATGGCTGATACAGGAAAGATAAATATTGACGATATCGTCGCTGCCGTTGACGGCGTTCGGG
Proteins encoded in this region:
- a CDS encoding DUF4358 domain-containing protein, with translation MSRIVLSRKGWKIFSVALLLVAFAIFGGSFFWAKNVKENSVGLSPSSITAEIISEMHYSDMIEVSRKQLSKHYSIPDGIIADSSLYMSKSSDSASEIACFLLTDKSKFPELKAAAANHINSKAAGFKSLNPEQYNLLKNFVIVQQGRYVLVTVGNKASTNEKLFTEIVK
- a CDS encoding prenyltransferase, which gives rise to MAVEKRYASDVEAILSHRHDNGADLWTTPDKRLIKGAPFSTLESVMYLLELGMEPTEPLLKEASELIFSTWQEDGRFKLYPQGAVYPCQTIHAANVLCHMGYVSDVRLQKTLQHLLDIQYTDGGWRCDKFSFGRGPETEYSNPFPTLNALNTFRFTEYLNKEPALDKAVNFLLEHWTIRKPIGPCHYGIGTLFMQVEYPFRNYNLFIYAYVLSFYNRAKEDRRFLEALETLKSKIVDGQIVVERVVPKLAGLSFCKKGKTSEMATIRYHEILRNLQTKK
- a CDS encoding 50S ribosomal protein L25, producing MNTILAQKRDPAAKAKQLRRSGIVPCVIYGAGLKESLSVQIDQRTARQLQRTKRNGSKVNIQVDGKAYPTLIKDLEYNSMNDEIVHVSFQVLAAGKKFNSVADIVLINKEKVTGVLEQMQMQVPHAAEPEYLLDTVTVNLENMPIGTTLTIGDIPEFQSDKIELQADAGNIVLRISEKKRADVRTEQ
- a CDS encoding DegV family protein, translating into MNELICQVTDSSGGLARDFIEQNQIKEVPFYLKFEDTDYCRENLDYRLADFYRHMDEYPDDVPKTSAPNMNDWLAVFEEGHAKGFTNYVVTTISSKLSSSFQDAIMAKNFFMEKNRDVQIEVIDSNTCACGQAALEIAIAKIIKSGRSFQEIIDLIHKIVEKTNTLFVVNSLKYMQSGGRIGGAAVFVGKLVQIKPVCEFISGVVHPVKVVIGRKHSLKTMVDIAVSRITNINKMIITFQNAEFQEDIDYAVHYFRKITNFSGSIYHSELGAVVGAHSGPGAAGIGFIEDPLS
- a CDS encoding Lrp/AsnC family transcriptional regulator codes for the protein MKIDEIDVQILHELQADSRISIRELSKRINLSPPSVTERVRKLEDHNIIEGYTIRLNKKNLGFAIDCIIEVTMRDGQYEKFKSFIKDYKHSEWCYRIAGAACFIVKLSVASLEDIEQFINAISPYALTKTSIVFSKVEVNSSINKFF
- a CDS encoding carboxymuconolactone decarboxylase family protein → MAIISFSQNGLTPFQQLLGHNKAILEKWASLEECIFSSDTFPAELKEEVRRTLAFHNGCEYCKAKGAPSKTEMDARTRLAVHIADLSGRTTHISDEESGVLKETFTDDEISELLALICFITACQRFGALLDLGPSCQI
- a CDS encoding MurR/RpiR family transcriptional regulator is translated as MNPIEQIKLCEPQFTRSDQKIAQYVLEHLDVIASYPIIEIANKADVSKSALLRFCQKLGYTGFSEFKYEVSKHLLSGSFKDPNAVNGSDDIVNIYLSCISHIPSHISDGKIKELCSLIVHADKIKIYGVHESGLSASYFAFRLASLGIDAETITLPGVFNEKASFSGARDLNIFISVSGMTACVIEAAGTSFLQKAKTAMITQNSKAKYANRYDSLLIIPSLETDKNKLFLDSQAIFYICIDLIINKLAEHL